In the Silene latifolia isolate original U9 population chromosome 1, ASM4854445v1, whole genome shotgun sequence genome, CTCTCCTCTCTCCTTTTTTAGTCTATCACTAATTCCATCTTTCAAAACGTAATTTAGATTATACGAGTaacgtaaaataaaataaaagtagtaCGTGCGAGACTAACCAAGAGCAGCAGCATTTTGGAAGACGGATCGAAGTGCATTGAAATAATCTCCATAAACAATCTTAACTTGAGGATTTTGTGCTTGGAGGCTCTTTATTGCGCCTTGAAGTTGAGTATTGTGAAATGCGGCTAAGTCATTCCAATTTTTCAGGCAACCAAGTTCGTCATACATGTTTGGATCACTGGTCTTATACGCCGCTAGATATATTGTCATGCAACCCACCGGAAAGTTCCCAGGCACCACGAGTTTTGTAGCACCAAGACCGATCAATTGCTGCATGTACGTAATATATAAGTCATTGTCACATCTCCACATATAATCTTAAATTTCATATGGTAAATTAAATGAAATATGAAATATGTTACCTTGGCAACGTCCATTATAGTTGCTACAACTTTAGGAGTTAAACTTTTGAGATCGTTAGGATTTTTGCCTCCTCCAAATGCCGGACCGTTATAATCGTTACCTCCAATTTCTCCCACTAGAAAAAGTGCATTCGCAAGCTTTTGCTTGCATGCTATTTAAGACAATAAAAGTTCTAGTTAATTACTCCATATTGACTTtcaatttcataatttttttctAGAATTATAGACTTTTAAAagtaaaatgaaaagtaagttagattCAAATTAAATGGACGAGTACGTACACTTTAAGATCAATACTGGTTTTAGATTCAATGTAATGTAACATGTTTCGAACTCAGGTTATAAGTTTGAAACTCAATATTGTATCGATTAATTATCTACGTCGACATACATGTAAGTAGAATTAATGGTGTAGAAGTGAGAATATTATATTACCTCCTTGATTAGGGCATATTTTAGGAAGGAGAGACCTGAACCAAGCAAGTTGGTTAGGTAAAGAGGTTTTAGAAGTAGTGATTGCAGTTGCTCCCGCTACAGCAAAGTTTGCTCCATGACTGAACGT is a window encoding:
- the LOC141612877 gene encoding GDSL esterase/lipase At2g27360-like encodes the protein MEAFFALSILVTLVTSHGINVVVAQNPSIDAIYQFGDSISDTGNDVSLSGPSACGTSPYGETYFNHPTGRCSNGRLMVDFFAQALGLPLLSPILDKSGTFSHGANFAVAGATAITTSKTSLPNQLAWFRSLLPKICPNQGACKQKLANALFLVGEIGGNDYNGPAFGGGKNPNDLKSLTPKVVATIMDVAKQLIGLGATKLVVPGNFPVGCMTIYLAAYKTSDPNMYDELGCLKNWNDLAAFHNTQLQGAIKSLQAQNPQVKIVYGDYFNALRSVFQNAAALGFDKDNIHKACCGSGNNEYNFGGGMCGTAGVTACPNPALRVSWDGIHLTEHVYQVMADQLLKQILPALS